The Ammospiza nelsoni isolate bAmmNel1 chromosome 10, bAmmNel1.pri, whole genome shotgun sequence genome includes a region encoding these proteins:
- the LOC132077694 gene encoding G-protein coupled receptor 55-like, with product MNDTHGKGNISASVELFQLIIYTPTFILGLLFNIMALSFLFFKVKKLSESTVYMIALIFLDTLLLFTLPFKIISYHLQDHWNLGSVFCSTLESLYFVNMYGSILISLCICVDRYIAICYPFVALTLRSIRKAAMVCALICLGTSAGTLSTFQLHGKGHNISSCFHNFSKSTWENAGLLSTLEIIFFGSMAAMTFCTAQTVRCLRRHRKPDNPQTHSTRAERIVVTNLAAFLVCFTPYHVAYLMYFLVKNNVIHISFQQVLRDLVQVTLCWANLNCCLDGVCYYFVLKESLENPLQNSEKRAMQKP from the coding sequence ATGAATGACACCCATGGCAAAGGGAATATCAGTGCTTCTGTGGAACTGTTCCAGCTCATCATATACACCCCCACTTTTATCCTGGGATTGCTGTTCAACATAATGGCTCTGTCATTCCTGTTTTTTAAGGTTAAAAAGCTGTCAGAATCTACAGTCTACATGATAGCCCTTATATTCCTGGATACTTTGCTGTTGTTTAcccttcctttcaaaatcattTCCTACCACCTTCAGGACCACTGGAACTTGGGGTCTGTGTTTTGCTCCACCTTGGAGAGTCTGTACTTTGTGAACATGTACGGCAGCATCCTCATCTCCCTGTGCATCTGCGTGGATCGCTACATCGCTATCTGCTACCCCTTCGTGGCCCTCACCCTCAGGTCCATCAGGAAAGCTGCCATGGTCTGTGCTCTCATCTGCCTGGgcacctctgcagggacactctCTACTTTCCAACTGCATGGAAAGGGCCACAACATCTCTTCCTGCTTCCACAACTTCTCCAAGAGCACGTGGGAGAACgcagggctgctcagcaccCTGGAGATCATCTTCTTCGGCAGCATGGCAGCCATGACTTTCTGCACTGCCCAAACCGTCCGGTGCCTGAGGAGGCACAGAAAGCCAGACAACCCCCAGACACACAgcaccagagcagagaggatCGTGGTGACAAACCTGGCTGCCTTTCTGGTGTGTTTCACACCTTACCACGTGGCGTACTTGATGTACTTTTTGGTGAAGAACAACGTCATCCACATCAGTTTTCAACAAGTGCTACGAGACCTTGTTCAGGTCACCCTTTGCTGGGCAAACCTGAACTGCTGTCTTGATGGGGTGtgttattattttgttttaaaggagTCCTTGGAAAACCCATtgcaaaacagtgaaaaaagagCCATGCAAAAGCCTTGA